The segment AGTAGAATTTACAAAAAAGATAAAATTTCTATATCCTTTTTTATAACAATCTAACATTAAAGCAGCCATTATAAGTGTTTTTCCACTTCCTGTTGCCATGTTAAACATTAAATGTCTTTGTTTTATGCTATCAAAATTTGCATAATAATACTTTAGAGCTTTTTCTTGATAAATTCTTAATTCTTTTGATAAATTCTCTTTTACATAAAAAGGAATTTCTATTTGTTCTATACCTCTTTTTCCAAATTCATCCTGTAAAAGCTCATGTAATTTTTTATTAAACATTTTCATCACCATAAAGTATTTCATTAAGTTTTATTGTTTCTTTAGATATAGCATAATCTTCATCTTTTATATCACCATATAAAACATAATCCATATTAGAATCTAAAACAAGTTTTAAAATTTCTTTTTTGCTTTCTAAGTCTAAATTTTCAAATTCTTTATCTTTTAAAATTTCATTTATATCTACTCTATAATCTAAAAAAGCTTTAGTTTTTAACTCTTGATAAATACCATCTAGCTCTTTTTCATCATTTAAATTTTGTATTTTTTCTTTATAAATTGCATTAAGTGGCATAAGCTCAGCATAAACAAAATTTCCACCACCTTGCCAATTTACTGCTTTGCTGATACCACCTTGTTCACCTTCTATTACTTTTTTGAGTCTTTCTTTTGTGATGGTTTCTATATAATCCATTTGTTCTATGCCTATCCATTTTCGTTTCATTTTATGAGCAACGGCTAAAGTGGTGCCACTTCCTGCAAAAAAGTCCATTACTATGTCGTTTTCGTTTGTGCTTGCTTCTATAATTCTTTGTAATAATGCTTCGGGTTTTTGTCCTTTAAAATTGTCATTATAGTAAATCACGGTTTCTTCTAATCTTGAAGTAGAATTATCTATTGCAAGTGAATTTAATTTATCCCATTTATTACAGTTCCATGTATCTTCAATAGCATATTTATCATTTCTCATTTCATGATTTACGTAATTATAAAAACTTTCTTGTAAATTCATATCAAACTTAAAATTTTTAAAAATATTATTAATTTCACCTTTATTTAATATAGGTGCAAAATCTTTATTCTGTATATATCTTTTATTAAATAAATAGTTATTTTCTTGTTTAGAATAAAATAAAATACAATCATAATTTCTAATATATTTATTAGCAATAGTTTTATATCCACTTACAAATCCCATTCTCCATATTATTTGCGTAACAAAATTATCTCTACCAAAAATTTCATCCATTAATACCTTTAAATAATGTACTTCATTGTAATCGATATTGATATATATACTTCCATCATCACTTAAAAATTCTCTAGCGATTTCTAAACGATTTTTCATAAAAGTAAGCCAAGTAGAATGATTAAATTTATCATTATAATTAAAACTATCGTTGCCAGTATTATAAGGTGGGTCAATGTAGATTAGTTTTACCTTGCTGCGATATTTTTTCTTAAGAGAATGAAGTGCTAAAAGATTATTGCCTTTTATAAGTAAATTCGGCTCTTCTTTCATCGTTTTTTCTAAATTATTATCGCCAATAATTTCGAAATTTTGAAGTGCTTTTGGAGCAAATAAAGCATCTATTTCATCACGAGCTAGTATTTCATTGAAAAATATTTCATTTTGAGTTTCATCATCTTTGCTTTGTCCACCTTTTATAACACCATCTTTAAAAGCAAAATTTAACACCACTTCGTTATTTGTTTTTAAAAGAGATTTTGTTTTATTTGCAAGTCCTATTTTGTTAGCATAGCTTGTAAAACTACCACCTAAGCTTCTAAGATCTAAAAAATTTAAAAAATCATTAAGCTTAAAAACCAAAGTTTTTTTGCTGAAAATAAAAAATCTACTTTTAAATTCTTCTTTATGT is part of the Campylobacter sp. CNRCH_2014_0184h genome and harbors:
- a CDS encoding site-specific DNA-methyltransferase, whose translation is MLKDKLLQDLEEYFETLGQVRNLAQNYDEKLFDYLLEESKHKEEFKSRFFIFSKKTLVFKLNDFLNFLDLRSLGGSFTSYANKIGLANKTKSLLKTNNEVVLNFAFKDGVIKGGQSKDDETQNEIFFNEILARDEIDALFAPKALQNFEIIGDNNLEKTMKEEPNLLIKGNNLLALHSLKKKYRSKVKLIYIDPPYNTGNDSFNYNDKFNHSTWLTFMKNRLEIAREFLSDDGSIYINIDYNEVHYLKVLMDEIFGRDNFVTQIIWRMGFVSGYKTIANKYIRNYDCILFYSKQENNYLFNKRYIQNKDFAPILNKGEINNIFKNFKFDMNLQESFYNYVNHEMRNDKYAIEDTWNCNKWDKLNSLAIDNSTSRLEETVIYYNDNFKGQKPEALLQRIIEASTNENDIVMDFFAGSGTTLAVAHKMKRKWIGIEQMDYIETITKERLKKVIEGEQGGISKAVNWQGGGNFVYAELMPLNAIYKEKIQNLNDEKELDGIYQELKTKAFLDYRVDINEILKDKEFENLDLESKKEILKLVLDSNMDYVLYGDIKDEDYAISKETIKLNEILYGDENV